The Marivivens sp. LCG002 genome contains a region encoding:
- a CDS encoding SDR family oxidoreductase has translation MTKTLLSFGHGFSAQALAQRLLPLDWRIIGTTRNEDKAARFLSQGIEPRIWPGADMIPALDTATHLLISAAPDQNGDPVLAALQGEIAKRAHQFEWVGYLSTTGVYGDNGGDWVDEQSPLTPATKRGQLRVEAESAWAAIEGLPLHIFRLAGIYGPGRGPFAKVRAGTARRIIKEGQVFSRTHVEDIAQVLHASINRPNPGAAYNVCDDDPAPPQDVIGYAAELLGLPLPPAEDFETAEMTPMARSFYAESKKVRNDRIKTELGVNLIYPDYRSGLRALLSQEDSE, from the coding sequence ATGACAAAAACACTTCTCTCTTTCGGTCACGGCTTCTCGGCCCAAGCGCTGGCCCAGCGCCTTCTTCCGCTCGATTGGCGCATCATCGGCACTACGCGGAACGAGGACAAAGCCGCGCGCTTCCTGTCCCAAGGGATCGAGCCGCGCATCTGGCCCGGCGCCGATATGATCCCTGCGCTCGACACCGCGACGCACCTCTTGATCTCGGCCGCACCCGATCAGAACGGCGATCCCGTGCTGGCCGCGTTGCAGGGCGAAATTGCCAAACGGGCGCACCAATTCGAATGGGTCGGCTATCTGTCGACCACGGGCGTCTATGGCGACAACGGCGGCGATTGGGTGGACGAGCAAAGCCCCCTGACCCCCGCCACCAAACGCGGCCAGCTTCGGGTCGAGGCGGAATCGGCTTGGGCCGCAATCGAGGGCCTGCCGCTTCACATCTTCCGTCTCGCTGGGATCTATGGCCCCGGCCGTGGCCCCTTTGCCAAGGTCCGCGCAGGCACCGCCCGCCGCATCATCAAAGAGGGTCAGGTCTTTTCCCGCACCCATGTCGAGGACATCGCCCAAGTGCTGCACGCCTCGATCAATCGCCCCAATCCGGGGGCGGCCTATAACGTCTGCGACGATGATCCCGCGCCGCCGCAGGATGTGATCGGCTACGCCGCCGAACTTCTCGGGCTTCCTCTACCGCCAGCCGAGGACTTCGAAACCGCAGAGATGACACCCATGGCCCGCAGCTTTTATGCCGAAAGCAAAAAGGTGCGGAACGACCGCATCAAGACCGAACTGGGCGTTAACCTGATTTACCCTGATTACCGCAGCGGACTTAGGGCGCTTCTCTCTCAAGAAGACTCCGAATAA